ATTTTTTGAGAGAAAAGTAGGGGGAGAGGTTGAAAGGAGAGTGCTTATAAAAAACGCAAAAGAGAATGCAGTAGCTGCATTCTCTTTTGTAATGTCTACAATTAAATGACGTGTTACTCTTCCCAAAACAATTCATCTAATGTCTTCTCTAATGTCTTACAGATGGCAAGGCATAAATTTAACGTTGGGTTATATTTCCCTGCTTCAATGAGACCGATTGTTTGTCTGGTGACTCCGACTTTTTTAGCCAGGTCTTCCTGTGAGAGGTCATGTTCGATTCGAGCCAGTTTTAATCGTATATTTTTCATCTAATCACTTGCCTTTGTTTTCATCTAATTGCTGTTGATTGATTTGATCACTCTTCTTTTTGGCGGCGGTGTGAGTGACCCATGTGAATAAAAT
Above is a genomic segment from Bacillus sp. FJAT-45037 containing:
- a CDS encoding helix-turn-helix transcriptional regulator, coding for MKNIRLKLARIEHDLSQEDLAKKVGVTRQTIGLIEAGKYNPTLNLCLAICKTLEKTLDELFWEE